In Verrucomicrobiia bacterium, the genomic window ATGACGAGGAACTCGTGCGTCGGATTTTGAATGAGTTTCTGCTGGGCGACAAGCACATCGTGGAGACCGCCGCGAACGGACAGGAGGCCCTCGACAAATTCCAGCGCATGGAGTTCGACGTTGTGATTCTTGACCGCGCGATGCCGGACATGAACGGCGACCAGGTCGCCGTGTCCATCAAGCAACTCAAGCCACGAACACCTGTCATTCTGCTCACCGGGTTTGGCTCCATGATGCAGGCCTCCGGCGAACAACCCCCCGGCGTGGACCTGATCGTCGGGAAGCCCGTTACCATCCTTGGCCTGCGCGAGGCGGTAGCGAAGGTGGTGGCGAAGTACTCTACTGCCAGGCCCGCCGCACCCAAAGCGTGACGGGTTCAGCCGCTCTTTCCCGCGAGGCTGTCCACGTAGAGGCTGGTGATCATCGAGAGCAGGATGGCAGCGGCAAACCAGTACAGCCCCCATTGCGGCTCGACCTTCGCCAGCGGCCCGAGCTTGACGAGCACGATCAGGATCGCGACCACGAACACATCGAGCATCGACCATTTGCCGAGGATGCCCAACCAATGGAGCACCGTCTGCCGCTTCTGCTCCGCCAAGCGGATGGTCCAGACAAAGGCCAGCGTCGCCAGCTTGAAAATGGGGAAGACGATCGAAAAGAAGAACAGGATAATCGCCAGCGCATATTGACCCTGCTC contains:
- a CDS encoding paraquat-inducible protein A, whose product is MPQSLRDRYPRRIEVPLLILLSFVLLLIALSLPLMKVEKMVLWKNEYSVIAGVHSLWEQGQYALAIILFFFSIVFPIFKLATLAFVWTIRLAEQKRQTVLHWLGILGKWSMLDVFVVAILIVLVKLGPLAKVEPQWGLYWFAAAILLSMITSLYVDSLAGKSG